Genomic DNA from Desulfonatronum thiodismutans:
TTCTTCTTTACGCCTGTTGCTTTCTGACAATCACAAGCCCGTTCTTCGGCCCGGGGATCTGCCCTTTAACCAGCAGTAAATTGTCCCCCGCACGGACGGCCACGACCTCAATATTCTTGTATGAAGTCTTGCGGTCTCCCATATGGCCGGCCATCTTCTTTCCTTTGATGACGCGCCCGGGCTTGGTGTTGCACCCAATGGATCCCGCGTTGCGATGAATTTTTTCCGCGCCGTGAGATGCTGATCCACCGCGAAACCCCCAGCGCTTCACAACGCCGGCAAAACCTTTGCCTTTGGAGTTGCCGGTGATCTTAACCTTTTCACCAGGCGTGAACATCTCCAACCCCAGAGCCTGTCCAACCTCGAATCCGTCAACGGATTCGAGACGAAATTCGCGCAGGTGCCGATAATAACCACTGCCAGACTTGTCCAAATGGCCTCTCAGCGGCTTGTTCAACTTATTGGGTCGGGATTCCTCATAACCGATCTGCAAAG
This window encodes:
- the rplC gene encoding 50S ribosomal protein L3, with amino-acid sequence MSNTLGILGRKLGMSRIFGSDGMVIPVTVIQAGPCPIVQVKERARDGYSALQIGYEESRPNKLNKPLRGHLDKSGSGYYRHLREFRLESVDGFEVGQALGLEMFTPGEKVKITGNSKGKGFAGVVKRWGFRGGSASHGAEKIHRNAGSIGCNTKPGRVIKGKKMAGHMGDRKTSYKNIEVVAVRAGDNLLLVKGQIPGPKNGLVIVRKQQA